One window from the genome of Equus przewalskii isolate Varuska unplaced genomic scaffold, EquPr2 ChrUn-13, whole genome shotgun sequence encodes:
- the VTCN1 gene encoding V-set domain-containing T-cell activation inhibitor 1 isoform X2, whose translation MGLVHEFKEGKDDLSDQDEMFRGRTAVFADQVIVGNASLRLKNVQLTDAGTYKCYIITSKGKGNANLEYKTGAFSIPEVNVEYNASSESLRCEAPRWFPQPTVVWASQVDQGANFSKVSNTSFELNSENVTMKVVSVLYNVTINNTYSCMIENNIAKATGDIKVTDSEIKRRSHLQLLTSKASLGVSSFFAITWALLPLSPHLMLK comes from the exons ATGGGCTTGGTCCATGAGTTCAAAGAAGGCAAAGATGACCTGTCAGACCAAGATGAAATGTTCAGAGGCCGGACAGCAGTGTTTGCTGACCAGGTGATTGTCGGCAATGCCTCTTTGAGGCTAAAAAACGTGCAACTCACAGATGCTGGCACCTACAAATGCTACATCATCACTTCTAAAGGCAAGGGGAATGCTAACCTTGAGTATAAAACTGGAG CCTTCAGCATCCCAGAAGTGAATGTGGAATATAATGCCAGCTCAGAGAGCTTACGATGTGAGGCTCCCCGATGGTTCCCCCAGCCTACAGTCGTCTGGGCGTCCCAGGTTGACCAGGGAGCCAACTTCTCAAAAGTCTCCAACACCAGCTTTGAGCTGAACTCTGAGAATGTGACCATGAAGGTTGTGTCTGTACTCTACAATGTCACAATCAACAACACATACTCCTGTATGATTGAGAACAACATTGCCAAAGCCACGGGGGATATCAAAGTGACAG ACTCTGAGATTAAAAGGCGGAGTCACCTACAGCTGCTGACCTCAAAGGCCTCCCTGGGtgtctcttccttctttgccATCACCTGGgcactcctgcctctctcccctcaccTGATGCTAAAATAA